One Lycium barbarum isolate Lr01 chromosome 5, ASM1917538v2, whole genome shotgun sequence genomic window carries:
- the LOC132639611 gene encoding uncharacterized protein LOC132639611 — protein sequence MPGFVKYLKELLTKRKPIKHDTVSMAHRVSFIISTTRIQKKEDPGAFIIPCSVSHHDFARALCDDGASINLMSLAIYNKSWLGMPRPTTMQLEMADRSIKRPVRVVDDMLVWVSEFLLSTDFVILNCALDRYVPIILGRPFLAIGRALMDSEKNEIKVRVNNDEVTFQASKGMKLSSANESVLVTVDIDVINEAVEFKMEEECLGEALATILVKFDADDIEGYMEIVNSLVGLGC from the coding sequence ATGCCGGGTTTTGTAAAATACTTGAAGGAGCTGTTGACAAAGAGGAAACCGATCAAGCATGATACCGTGAGTATGGCTCATCGGGTTAGCTTTATCATATCTACAACCAGGATTCAGAAGAAAGAGGATCCAGGGGCCTTTATTATTCCTTGTTCTGTTAgccaccatgattttgctcgtgctttatgtgaTGATGGGGCTAGCATTAACCTAATGTCACTTGCTATCTATAATAAATCGTGGTTGGGAATGCCTAGGCCTACTACCATGCAACTGGAGATGGCTGATAGATCCATAAAGAGGCCAGTTAGGGTTGTTGATGATATGCTTGTTTGGGTTAGCGAATTCCTTCTATCgacagatttcgtgattcttaaTTGTGCTCTTGATAGATATGTTCCTATTAttttggggagacctttccttgcaataggaagggctcttatggattcagagAAGAATGAGATCAAAGTTCGTGTTAATAATGACGAAGTGACCTTTCAGGCCAGTAAAGGAATGAAACTATCGAGTGCTAACGAAAGCGTTTTGGTTACTGTTGACATTGATGTGATAAACGAGGCCGTTGAAtttaaaatggaagaagaatgtTTGGGAGAGGCTTTAGCAACCATATTGGTGAAATTTGATGCTGATGATATAGAAGGTTATATGGAGATTGTTAATTCTCTTGTGGGGTTGGGTTGTTAA